In a genomic window of Acidimicrobiales bacterium:
- a CDS encoding AMP-binding protein produces the protein MIFTSPFPDVDIPDVTFDDFVLAAARDHADKAALVDAGSGRTVTYGELAGLVDTAAAGLAARGFGKGQVFAISLPNLPEYAVAFLAAMRAGGTVTTVNPLNTPEEINKQLHDSKARFVLTIPQLLAGAQEAAAGSGVEEIFVLGGGENDTGAGATPITELFGSGSARPEVNVDPGDVAVLPYSSGTTGTAKGVMLSHRNLVAAISQALPLLDAGPDDVGLAVLPFFHIYGMVVTL, from the coding sequence CGACATCCCCGACGTCACGTTCGACGACTTCGTGCTGGCCGCGGCCCGGGACCACGCCGACAAGGCCGCCCTGGTGGACGCCGGCAGCGGGAGGACCGTCACCTACGGGGAGCTGGCCGGCCTGGTCGACACGGCAGCGGCGGGCCTGGCGGCGCGGGGGTTCGGGAAGGGCCAGGTCTTTGCCATATCGCTGCCCAACCTGCCCGAGTACGCGGTGGCCTTCCTGGCCGCCATGCGCGCCGGCGGCACGGTCACGACCGTCAACCCGCTCAACACGCCGGAGGAGATCAACAAGCAGCTGCACGACTCCAAGGCGCGCTTCGTGCTGACCATCCCCCAGCTCCTGGCCGGGGCCCAGGAGGCAGCGGCCGGGTCCGGAGTGGAGGAGATCTTCGTGCTCGGCGGCGGCGAGAACGACACCGGTGCCGGGGCCACTCCGATCACGGAGCTGTTCGGGTCGGGCTCGGCCCGCCCGGAGGTGAACGTCGATCCCGGTGACGTGGCCGTGCTCCCCTACTCCAGCGGCACGACGGGGACCGCCAAGGGGGTCATGTTGAGCCACCGCAACCTGGTGGCGGCCATATCGCAGGCTCTTCCCCTCCTCGACGCCGGCCCCGACGACGTGGGACTGGCGGTGCTGCCGTTCTTCCACATCTACGGCATGGTCGTGACCCT